The following are from one region of the Bactrocera oleae isolate idBacOlea1 chromosome 6, idBacOlea1, whole genome shotgun sequence genome:
- the mtrm gene encoding protein matrimony — MEDCQTPTLAQVMEFKYELTPTMVFDPSRLHDAQNLIVNRINVRCFTPTMRNFQSPGLSPINECEQTLLGGVAVGVAANMESLQKTRALTAAVKEEYFKVPLNKTKNVQQKQTLAMQQQQQKQQMPHNFACHTHFVSDSPPVFTLNSTTNSEVDFSIDDNTSPDSSAILGCANNNNSNIDNITVSLNSSNNVTFTNSLSNYFNNNKITSNASKNVSNTNLLDRTMNVSTLLRSVGLEQYIDGFEEQNMDLEQFLNLRAEDIPRLGVHIMEHQKILLDLLNELNGV, encoded by the coding sequence ATGGAAGACTGCCAAACACCCACGCTGGCACAGGTGATGGAGTTCAAGTACGAACTCACACCGACAATGGTCTTTGACCCCAGCCGATTGCATGATGCGCAAAATCTAATTGTTAATCGCATAAATGTGCGCTGCTTTACGCCGACAATGAGGAATTTCCAATCGCCCGGACTATCGCCGATCAACGAATGTGAGCAGACGCTGCTCGGTGGTGTTGCCGTTGGTGTCGCCGCCAATATGGAGAGTCTGCAGAAGACACGGGCATTGACGGCTGCTGTGAAGGAGGAATATTTCAAAGTGCCGcttaataaaacgaaaaatgtacaacaaaagcaaacattggcgatgcagcaacaacagcaaaaacaacaaatgccaCACAATTTCGCTTGTCATACACATTTTGTCAGCGATTCACCGCCGGTCTTTACGCTGAATTCCACGACCAATTCAGAAGTCGATTTTAGCATCGATGACAACACGAGCCCCGATAGTTCAGCTATACTTGGTTGcgccaataacaacaatagcaatattgATAATATTACGGTTAGTTTAAATAGCAGCAACAATGTCACATTTACCAACAGTCTAAGTAATTACTTCAATAATAATAAGATCACCAGCAATGCATCGAAAAATGTCAGCAATACAAATCTGCTGGATCGCACTATGAATGTGTCGACGCTGCTGCGCAGTGTTGGTCTCGAGCAGTATATAGATGGCTTTGAGGAGCAAAATATGGACTTGGAGCAGTTTTTGAATCTACGCGCTGAGGACATTCCGCGTTTGGGCGTGCACATAATGGAGCATCAAAAGATACTCTTAGATTTACTAAACGAGTTGAATGGTGTTTGA